In Cydia amplana chromosome 13, ilCydAmpl1.1, whole genome shotgun sequence, a single genomic region encodes these proteins:
- the LOC134653552 gene encoding uncharacterized protein LOC134653552 isoform X1: MASTLRRSAYHTARRLSIPALKLAIRNNSTLEKNILTSVFKDIPKVNYTVPEFIWQNLDRWPDKTATVCAVTGHGYTYAQTHRMSVAFAASLRTKLKLKNDDKVAIILPNLPEYPCALLGTLEAGCIASLMNPAYTAHELQHLLAKTDCQAIIASKFSYASIKEALNALKKDIPIILVDNENLPEGTIKFAEFAEDFNLCTDCLKSVKRGADDVAILPFSSGTTGFPKGVVLDHRSVVAMNQQIADPEIIVIKETSDTHQAVLPAILPFFHIFGFNALMVNQMYLGVKLVTMPYFKPELFLQTLVKYQANVLFLVPPMVVFLGKHPAVRAAHLASVYGVISGAAPVSEADAAAVLNKNPKINFRQGYGLTETNGGISIGFNTDANHASVGHVFPSSQVKIADIQTQEALPAGKEGEIWYRGPNLMQGYYRDEESTKEVFQDGWYKTGDIGKYDDKKYLYVTDRMKELIKVKGFQVPPAELEAIIRTYPKIADCAVLGIPDPVTGEVPKAFVVPQPNQTILPEELKEFVNSKLVSFKHIKEVQSIDEIPKNPAGKILRKDLKAKYC; the protein is encoded by the exons atggCTAGCACATTAAGAAGATCTGCCTACCATACAGCAAGGAGATTGAGCATTCCAGCTTTAAAGCTTGCTATTCGTAACAATAGCACTTTGGAGAAGAATATTTTAACGTCAGTTTTCAAAGACATTCCTAAAGTGAATTATACCGTCCCCGAGTTTATTTGGCAGAACTTGGACAGATGGCCAGATAAGACTGCAACT GTGTGCGCAGTGACAGGCCATGGCTACACGTACGCGCAAACACACAGGATGTCCGTCGCTTTCGCGGCCTCGCTCCGAAccaagttgaagttgaagaatgATGACAAA GTGGCGATAATCCTGCCCAACCTCCCCGAGTATCCCTGCGCGCTGCTCGGAACGTTAGAAGCAGGCTGCATAGCCAGTCTCATGAATCCTGCCTACACTGCCC ACGAGCTGCAACACCTGCTAGCCAAAACCGACTGCCAAGCGATAATCGCCTCTAAATTCTCCTACGCCAGTATTAAAGAGGCCCTAAATGCCCTGAAGAAAGACATTCCTATAATCCTAGTCGACAACGAAAACCTGCCAGAGGGCACGATAAAATTCGCCGAATTCGCTGAAGATTTTAACCTATGTACTGActgtttgaagtcggtgaagAGGGGGGCAGATGATGTGGCCATTCTGCCGTTTTCTAGCGGGACTACTGGGTTTCCGAAGGGGGTGGTGTTGGACCATAGGAGTGTGGTGGCCATGAATCAGCAGATAGCTGATCCGGAAATTATTGTTATCAAGGAGACTTCTG ACACCCACCAGGCCGTGCTGCCAGCAATACTGCCCTTCTTCCACATCTTCGGCTTCAACGCGCTCATGGTGAACCAGATGTACCTCGGCGTGAAGCTGGTCACCATGCCGTATTTCAAGCCGGAGCTGTTCCTGCAGACCCTCGTCAAGTACCAGGCTAATGTGCTGTTCCTTGTGCCGCCCATGG TGGTGTTCCTGGGCAAGCACCCGGCGGTGCGCGCGGCGCACCTGGCGAGCGTGTACGGCGTCATCAGCGGCGCCGCGCCCGTCTCCGAGGCCGACGCCGCCGCCGTGCTGAACAAAAAC CCAAAAATAAACTTCCGCCAAGGCTACGGTCTTACAGAGACCAATGGCGGCATCTCTATCGGCTTCAACACCGACGCCAACCACGCGTCGGTCGGGCACGTGTTCCCCAGCTCACAGGTCAAGATCGCGGACATTCAGACACAAGAGGCACTGCCTGCTGGAAAG GAAGGTGAAATCTGGTACCGCGGCCCAAACCTGATGCAGGGATACTACAGAGACGAGGAATCCACCAAGGAGGTGTTCCAAGACGGCTGGTACAAGACCGGCGACATCGGGAAGTACGACGACAAGAAATACCTATACGTGACGGATAGGATGAAGGAGCTTATTAAG GTAAAAGGTTTCCAAGTACCCCCCGCGGAACTTGAAGCCATCATCCGAACTTACCCCAAAATCGCGGACTGCGCCGTCCTAGGCATCCCCGATCCGGTCACCGGCGAAGTTCCAAAAGCTTTCGTAGTGCCCCAACCGAACCAGACCATCTTGCCTGAGGAACTGAAGGAATTCGTTAACAGTAAGTTAGTGTCGTTCAAACATATTAAGGAGGTGCAGAGTATTGATGAGATACCGAAGAATCCGGCTGGTAAGATCTTGAGGAAGGATTTGAAGGCTAAGTACTGttaa
- the LOC134653552 gene encoding uncharacterized protein LOC134653552 isoform X2 — protein MPNLPKYPCLHGTLEAGCIASLMNPAYTAHELQHLLAKTDCQAIIASKFSYASIKEALNALKKDIPIILVDNENLPEGTIKFAEFAEDFNLCTDCLKSVKRGADDVAILPFSSGTTGFPKGVVLDHRSVVAMNQQIADPEIIVIKETSDTHQAVLPAILPFFHIFGFNALMVNQMYLGVKLVTMPYFKPELFLQTLVKYQANVLFLVPPMVVFLGKHPAVRAAHLASVYGVISGAAPVSEADAAAVLNKNPKINFRQGYGLTETNGGISIGFNTDANHASVGHVFPSSQVKIADIQTQEALPAGKEGEIWYRGPNLMQGYYRDEESTKEVFQDGWYKTGDIGKYDDKKYLYVTDRMKELIKVKGFQVPPAELEAIIRTYPKIADCAVLGIPDPVTGEVPKAFVVPQPNQTILPEELKEFVNSKLVSFKHIKEVQSIDEIPKNPAGKILRKDLKAKYC, from the exons ATGCCCAACCTACCCAAGTACCCTTGCCTGCACGGAACGTTAGAAGCAGGCTGCATAGCCAGTCTCATGAATCCTGCCTACACTGCTC ACGAGCTGCAACACCTGCTAGCCAAAACCGACTGCCAAGCGATAATCGCCTCTAAATTCTCCTACGCCAGTATTAAAGAGGCCCTAAATGCCCTGAAGAAAGACATTCCTATAATCCTAGTCGACAACGAAAACCTGCCAGAGGGCACGATAAAATTCGCCGAATTCGCTGAAGATTTTAACCTATGTACTGActgtttgaagtcggtgaagAGGGGGGCAGATGATGTGGCCATTCTGCCGTTTTCTAGCGGGACTACTGGGTTTCCGAAGGGGGTGGTGTTGGACCATAGGAGTGTGGTGGCCATGAATCAGCAGATAGCTGATCCGGAAATTATTGTTATCAAGGAGACTTCTG ACACCCACCAGGCCGTGCTGCCAGCAATACTGCCCTTCTTCCACATCTTCGGCTTCAACGCGCTCATGGTGAACCAGATGTACCTCGGCGTGAAGCTGGTCACCATGCCGTATTTCAAGCCGGAGCTGTTCCTGCAGACCCTCGTCAAGTACCAGGCTAATGTGCTGTTCCTTGTGCCGCCCATGG TGGTGTTCCTGGGCAAGCACCCGGCGGTGCGCGCGGCGCACCTGGCGAGCGTGTACGGCGTCATCAGCGGCGCCGCGCCCGTCTCCGAGGCCGACGCCGCCGCCGTGCTGAACAAAAAC CCAAAAATAAACTTCCGCCAAGGCTACGGTCTTACAGAGACCAATGGCGGCATCTCTATCGGCTTCAACACCGACGCCAACCACGCGTCGGTCGGGCACGTGTTCCCCAGCTCACAGGTCAAGATCGCGGACATTCAGACACAAGAGGCACTGCCTGCTGGAAAG GAAGGTGAAATCTGGTACCGCGGCCCAAACCTGATGCAGGGATACTACAGAGACGAGGAATCCACCAAGGAGGTGTTCCAAGACGGCTGGTACAAGACCGGCGACATCGGGAAGTACGACGACAAGAAATACCTATACGTGACGGATAGGATGAAGGAGCTTATTAAG GTAAAAGGTTTCCAAGTACCCCCCGCGGAACTTGAAGCCATCATCCGAACTTACCCCAAAATCGCGGACTGCGCCGTCCTAGGCATCCCCGATCCGGTCACCGGCGAAGTTCCAAAAGCTTTCGTAGTGCCCCAACCGAACCAGACCATCTTGCCTGAGGAACTGAAGGAATTCGTTAACAGTAAGTTAGTGTCGTTCAAACATATTAAGGAGGTGCAGAGTATTGATGAGATACCGAAGAATCCGGCTGGTAAGATCTTGAGGAAGGATTTGAAGGCTAAGTACTGttaa